In Magnetospirillum sp. XM-1, a single window of DNA contains:
- a CDS encoding STAS domain-containing protein → MNVSISHQDDTLTVRLDGTMDYTATSLMNGLISDINSISASRVVFDLAKVARVDSVGLGMLHLAKDEIVGKGRHLTLRGAAGNVRRLFELTDGGASFDFE, encoded by the coding sequence ATGAATGTTTCCATCTCCCACCAGGACGATACCCTGACCGTCCGCCTCGACGGGACCATGGACTATACCGCCACCAGCCTGATGAACGGGTTGATCTCCGATATCAATTCGATCTCGGCGTCGCGGGTCGTCTTCGATCTGGCCAAGGTGGCGCGGGTGGATTCCGTCGGCCTGGGAATGCTGCACCTGGCCAAGGACGAGATCGTCGGCAAGGGCCGCCACCTCACCTTGCGCGGCGCCGCCGGAAACGTGCGGCGCCTGTTCGAGCTGACCGACGGCGGCGCCAGCTTCGACTTCGAATAG
- a CDS encoding DnaJ domain-containing protein has product MALRLLLAVGGLLALWWALRWWSKAPPDKAKKALIGAILAALVIGGVALVVTGKLAGLFAILAGLSPWIGRAMRLHQLWQGLRRMTGRDAPAAGGSAPPPPPADTAMTPAQAYDVLGLAPGATPDEIREAHRRLMRANHPDTGGSTWIAARLNQARDVLLG; this is encoded by the coding sequence ATGGCACTGCGCCTTCTTCTGGCGGTCGGCGGGCTGCTCGCCCTGTGGTGGGCGCTGCGCTGGTGGTCGAAGGCTCCGCCTGACAAGGCGAAAAAGGCGCTGATCGGCGCCATCCTCGCCGCCCTGGTGATCGGCGGCGTCGCCCTGGTGGTCACCGGCAAGCTGGCCGGGCTGTTCGCCATCCTCGCCGGCCTGTCGCCGTGGATCGGCCGGGCCATGCGGCTGCACCAGCTGTGGCAGGGTTTGCGCCGGATGACCGGGCGCGACGCCCCTGCCGCCGGGGGCTCGGCGCCGCCCCCGCCCCCCGCCGACACCGCCATGACCCCAGCCCAGGCCTACGACGTTCTGGGCCTCGCCCCCGGCGCCACGCCAGACGAAATCCGCGAGGCCCATCGCCGCCTGATGCGCGCCAACCATCCCGACACCGGCGGCTCCACCTGGATCGCGGCGCGCCTCAACCAGGCCCGCGACGTCCTTCTGGGATAA
- the galU gene encoding UTP--glucose-1-phosphate uridylyltransferase GalU, translating into MTRRVRKAVFPVGGMGTRFLPATKAMPKEMLPVVDKPLIQYAVEEAAAAGCEHFIFVTGRGKNALEDHFDHNPELERILKDRGKFDLVEAVTSWMPKSGQISYTRQSEPLGLGHAVWCARDLVADEPFAVLLPDDLILSKTACLKQMAAVHTEVGGHVVAVSDVPREHTKRYGILDVENDNGRLARAKGLVEKPDPAVAPSTLSIIGRYILHPAVFDVLDKKEKGAGGEIQLTDAISQTIGMVPFHGLRFEGTRYDCGDKVGWLEANLAFALAREDTAEAARDLITRFHG; encoded by the coding sequence ATGACTCGTCGAGTCCGCAAAGCCGTGTTCCCCGTGGGTGGCATGGGCACCCGCTTCCTGCCCGCCACCAAGGCGATGCCCAAGGAAATGCTGCCGGTGGTGGACAAGCCGCTGATCCAGTACGCGGTGGAAGAGGCGGCGGCGGCCGGCTGCGAGCACTTCATCTTCGTCACCGGGCGGGGCAAGAACGCGCTGGAGGACCATTTCGACCACAACCCCGAGCTGGAGCGCATCCTCAAGGATCGCGGCAAGTTCGACCTGGTCGAGGCGGTGACCTCGTGGATGCCCAAGTCGGGCCAGATCTCCTATACCCGGCAAAGCGAGCCCCTGGGCCTGGGCCACGCCGTGTGGTGCGCCCGCGACCTGGTGGCGGACGAACCCTTCGCCGTGCTGCTGCCCGACGACCTGATCCTGTCCAAGACCGCCTGCCTGAAGCAGATGGCCGCCGTTCACACCGAAGTGGGCGGCCACGTGGTCGCCGTCTCCGACGTGCCGCGCGAGCACACCAAGCGCTACGGCATCCTGGACGTGGAGAACGACAACGGCCGCCTGGCCCGCGCCAAGGGTCTGGTGGAAAAGCCCGACCCGGCGGTGGCGCCCTCGACGCTGTCCATCATCGGCCGCTACATCCTGCACCCGGCGGTGTTCGACGTGCTGGACAAGAAGGAAAAGGGCGCCGGCGGCGAGATCCAGCTGACCGACGCCATCAGCCAGACCATCGGCATGGTCCCCTTCCACGGCCTGCGCTTCGAGGGAACCCGCTACGATTGCGGCGACAAAGTGGGCTGGCTGGAAGCCAATCTGGCCTTCGCCCTGGCCCGCGAGGACACCGCCGAGGCCGCCCGGGACCTGATCACCCGCTTTCACGGCTAA
- a CDS encoding UDP-glucose/GDP-mannose dehydrogenase family protein, with protein sequence MRIAMIGTGYVGLVSGTCFSEFGIDVVCVDKDAAKIEKLHQNVMPIYEPGLDDMVAANVEAGRLSFTTDLKAAVKDADAVFIAVGTPSRRGDGHADLSYVYAAAEEIADAMTGYTVVVTKSTVPVGTGDEVEAIIRKRRPDAQFDVVSNPEFLREGSAINDFMRPDRVVIGTESDAARKVMKQLYRVLYLIETPIVFTSRRTSELIKYAGNTFLATKITFINEIADLCEKVGADVHDVAKGIGLDGRIGKKFLHPGPGYGGSCFPKDTLALVKTARDFGAPLRIVESVVAVNDQRKKQMAERVTKACGGSVKGKAIAVLGLTFKPNTDDMRDSPSLDIVKALIEAGATVKAFDPEGMEEAKKLLPASVEYCKDAYATMPGAHCAVIITEWNEFRALDLKKVKSLLAAPAIVDLRNVYAPDEMAELGFAYTSIGRP encoded by the coding sequence ATGCGCATCGCCATGATCGGCACCGGCTATGTCGGCCTGGTGTCGGGGACCTGCTTCTCGGAATTCGGCATCGACGTGGTTTGCGTCGACAAGGACGCCGCCAAGATTGAGAAGCTGCACCAGAACGTCATGCCCATCTACGAGCCGGGCCTGGACGACATGGTCGCCGCCAACGTGGAAGCCGGCCGCCTGTCCTTCACCACCGACCTGAAGGCGGCGGTCAAGGACGCCGACGCGGTGTTCATCGCCGTGGGCACGCCGTCTCGTCGCGGCGACGGCCATGCCGATCTCTCCTATGTTTACGCGGCGGCGGAAGAGATCGCCGACGCCATGACCGGCTATACCGTGGTGGTCACCAAGTCCACCGTGCCGGTGGGCACCGGCGACGAGGTCGAGGCCATCATCAGGAAGCGCCGTCCCGACGCCCAATTCGACGTGGTGTCCAATCCGGAATTCCTGCGCGAAGGCTCGGCCATCAACGACTTCATGCGCCCCGACCGCGTGGTGATCGGCACCGAATCCGACGCCGCCCGCAAGGTGATGAAGCAGCTCTACCGCGTGCTGTACCTGATCGAGACGCCCATCGTCTTCACGTCGCGGCGCACCTCCGAGCTGATCAAGTACGCCGGCAACACCTTCCTGGCCACCAAGATCACCTTCATCAACGAGATCGCCGATCTGTGCGAGAAGGTGGGCGCCGACGTCCACGACGTGGCCAAGGGCATCGGCCTGGACGGCCGCATCGGCAAGAAGTTCCTGCATCCCGGTCCCGGCTACGGCGGCTCGTGCTTCCCCAAGGACACGCTGGCCCTGGTCAAGACCGCACGGGATTTCGGCGCGCCGCTGCGCATCGTGGAATCGGTGGTCGCCGTCAACGACCAGCGCAAGAAGCAGATGGCCGAGCGCGTCACCAAGGCCTGCGGCGGCTCGGTCAAGGGCAAGGCCATCGCGGTGCTGGGCCTGACCTTCAAGCCCAACACCGACGACATGCGCGATTCGCCCTCGCTCGACATCGTCAAGGCCCTGATCGAGGCGGGCGCCACCGTCAAGGCCTTCGACCCCGAGGGCATGGAAGAGGCCAAGAAGCTGCTGCCGGCGTCGGTCGAATACTGCAAGGACGCCTACGCCACCATGCCGGGCGCCCATTGCGCGGTGATCATCACCGAATGGAACGAGTTCCGGGCGCTGGACCTCAAGAAGGTCAAGTCGCTGCTGGCCGCCCCCGCCATCGTCGACCTGCGCAACGTCTACGCGCCGGACGAGATGGCCGAACTGGGCTTCGCCTACACCAGCATCGGCCGACCGTAG
- a CDS encoding DUF2971 domain-containing protein, giving the protein MIGAAGFCMAERDDTLSQWRAYADDGFGVAIGFSAKHFIDVSDIGPKDGWGFRLRNILYEAGEQAAAISETADKIISYINQGALKQQSRGLLAFTTDAELLATNTLRQSMWRTNIFFLGSLYTVKNPAFSEEAEWRLISIIVGRGAEWEPSSDLKSMEFRALRDRIVPFRPLPLRHEGQSPIKRVVLGPRNITPIPVIKGFLAKHGHENVDVVLSKASYR; this is encoded by the coding sequence ATGATTGGTGCCGCAGGCTTCTGTATGGCCGAGCGGGACGACACCCTGAGCCAATGGCGGGCATATGCCGATGATGGCTTTGGAGTGGCTATCGGATTTTCTGCAAAACATTTTATCGATGTCAGTGATATCGGCCCCAAAGATGGCTGGGGCTTTCGCCTGAGGAATATCTTGTATGAGGCGGGAGAGCAGGCCGCAGCGATATCCGAGACAGCAGATAAAATAATATCATATATAAATCAAGGCGCCCTCAAACAACAATCCAGGGGTCTGCTGGCATTTACAACAGACGCTGAATTATTAGCGACAAACACGCTTCGCCAATCAATGTGGCGAACAAACATATTTTTCCTTGGCAGCCTATACACCGTTAAAAATCCCGCATTTTCCGAAGAGGCTGAGTGGCGTCTCATCTCCATAATCGTGGGCAGAGGGGCGGAGTGGGAGCCATCATCAGACCTAAAATCCATGGAATTCCGAGCACTGCGAGATAGGATCGTCCCATTCCGGCCCCTCCCCCTTCGCCACGAGGGCCAATCGCCCATCAAACGGGTCGTTCTCGGCCCCCGCAACATCACCCCCATTCCCGTGATCAAGGGCTTTCTCGCCAAGCACGGCCACGAGAACGTCGATGTGGTTCTATCCAAGGCATCCTATCGTTAA
- a CDS encoding GxxExxY protein, translating to MLSEAEPGLNALTERIIGAAFAVANALGHGFLEIVYRNALFEELSLTGLAVRKEQPFPVHYRDRQVGLYVADLEVEDRVIVELKTTDGLAQAHAAQVLNYLKASGLPVGLLLNFGRPKLEIRRVVLAK from the coding sequence ATGCTCTCCGAAGCCGAGCCCGGCCTGAATGCACTGACCGAACGCATCATCGGCGCGGCCTTTGCCGTGGCGAATGCCTTGGGCCATGGCTTCCTGGAGATCGTCTACCGCAACGCCCTGTTCGAGGAATTGAGCCTGACCGGTCTTGCCGTCAGGAAGGAGCAGCCCTTCCCGGTTCATTACCGGGACCGCCAGGTCGGCTTGTATGTGGCCGATCTGGAGGTGGAAGACAGGGTGATCGTGGAATTGAAGACCACCGACGGATTGGCCCAGGCCCACGCGGCGCAGGTTCTCAACTACCTCAAGGCCAGCGGCCTGCCGGTAGGCCTGCTGCTGAATTTCGGACGGCCAAAGCTGGAAATCCGCCGGGTGGTGTTGGCTAAATGA
- a CDS encoding alpha-D-glucose phosphate-specific phosphoglucomutase, whose protein sequence is MAAVKTVSTTPFTGQKPGTSGLRKKVNVFAQPHYLENFVQAVFDSIGDVAGKTLVLGGDGRYHNRTAIQTILRMAAANGFARVMVGQGGILSTPAASCVIRKYKTFGGIILSASHNPGGPDEDFGIKYNIPAGGPAPEAITEAIYARSQGIDSYKTVEAADVDLDVLGATSLSGMEVQVFDPVADYAELMESLFDFAAIRANFAAGFRMKFDAMHAVTGPYATEILERRLGAPKGTVMNGTPLEDFGHGHPDPNLVHAHDLVEALTGPGAPDFGAASDGDGDRNMILGRDFYVTPSDSLAVLAANATLCPGYRNGLKGIARSMPTSAAPDRVAAKLGIPAWETPTGWKFFGTLLDAGKATFCGEESFGTGSDHVREKDGLWAVLAWLNVLAARKQSVADIVTAHWKELGRNVYSRHDYEGIDSAAAEGLMEHLRSLSLKGQKLGAYTVAFNDDFAYTDPVDGSVSKKQGIRVVFEDGSRVVFRLSGTGTEGATLRVYIERYEPDAAKHHLDPQVALSDLIKIARDLAQIEARTGRTEPTVIT, encoded by the coding sequence ATGGCCGCCGTGAAAACCGTTTCCACCACCCCCTTTACCGGCCAGAAGCCCGGCACGTCGGGCTTAAGGAAGAAGGTCAATGTCTTCGCCCAACCCCACTACCTGGAGAACTTCGTCCAGGCGGTGTTCGATTCCATTGGCGACGTGGCGGGAAAGACCCTGGTGCTGGGCGGCGACGGCCGCTACCACAACCGCACCGCCATCCAGACCATCCTGAGGATGGCCGCCGCCAACGGCTTTGCGCGTGTGATGGTGGGCCAGGGCGGCATCCTGTCGACTCCGGCGGCGTCGTGCGTCATCAGGAAGTACAAGACCTTCGGCGGCATCATCTTGTCGGCCAGCCACAATCCCGGCGGCCCGGACGAGGATTTCGGCATCAAGTACAACATCCCGGCCGGCGGCCCGGCCCCCGAGGCCATCACCGAGGCCATCTACGCCCGCTCTCAAGGGATCGACAGCTACAAGACCGTCGAGGCGGCGGATGTGGACCTGGACGTGCTGGGCGCCACCTCCTTAAGCGGCATGGAGGTCCAGGTCTTCGACCCCGTCGCCGATTACGCCGAGCTGATGGAAAGCCTGTTCGACTTCGCCGCCATCCGCGCCAATTTCGCCGCCGGATTCCGCATGAAGTTCGACGCCATGCACGCGGTGACCGGCCCCTACGCCACCGAGATCCTGGAACGCCGCCTAGGCGCGCCCAAGGGCACCGTGATGAACGGCACGCCGCTCGAGGATTTCGGCCACGGCCACCCCGACCCCAATCTGGTCCACGCCCACGATCTGGTCGAGGCGCTCACGGGGCCCGGCGCCCCCGATTTCGGCGCGGCGTCCGATGGCGACGGCGACCGCAACATGATCCTGGGCCGCGACTTCTACGTCACGCCGTCGGATTCGCTGGCCGTACTGGCCGCCAACGCCACGCTGTGCCCCGGCTATCGCAACGGGTTGAAGGGCATAGCGCGCTCCATGCCCACCAGCGCCGCGCCCGACCGGGTGGCCGCCAAGCTGGGTATCCCGGCCTGGGAGACCCCCACCGGCTGGAAGTTCTTCGGCACCTTGCTGGACGCCGGCAAGGCCACCTTCTGCGGCGAGGAGAGCTTCGGCACCGGCTCGGACCATGTGCGCGAGAAGGACGGGCTATGGGCGGTGCTGGCCTGGCTGAACGTGCTGGCCGCGCGCAAGCAATCGGTCGCCGACATCGTCACCGCCCACTGGAAGGAACTGGGGCGTAACGTCTATTCCCGCCACGATTACGAAGGCATCGATTCGGCCGCCGCCGAGGGGCTGATGGAGCATCTGCGCTCGCTCTCGCTCAAGGGACAGAAGCTGGGCGCCTATACCGTCGCCTTCAACGACGACTTCGCCTACACCGATCCGGTGGACGGCTCGGTCTCGAAGAAGCAGGGCATCCGCGTGGTGTTCGAGGACGGCTCGCGCGTGGTCTTCCGCCTGTCGGGAACAGGGACGGAAGGAGCGACGCTGCGCGTCTACATCGAGCGCTATGAGCCCGACGCCGCCAAGCACCACCTCGATCCCCAGGTGGCGCTTTCCGACCTCATCAAGATCGCCCGCGATCTGGCCCAGATCGAGGCCAGGACCGGGCGGACCGAACCGACGGTGATCACCTGA